Proteins from a genomic interval of Phenylobacterium sp. LH3H17:
- a CDS encoding dicarboxylate/amino acid:cation symporter, whose protein sequence is MAILRFFRLLYVQVLVGIALGVAVGALWPDVGVALKPLGDSFIKLIKMAVAPVIFCTIVSGIARMGDMKAFGRLGAKTLIYFEVVSTFALVLGLVVGNLVKPGAGFNIDPATLDPSVAAGYVEKAAHGQGLPDYVLSLIPDAFFAAFASGNLLQVLVIAVLTGFACSRLGAFGDKVAGVLEDVSKVFFSLIQVVVRLAPIGAFGAMGFTIGKYGLAALVKLGALVATFYGTSLLFVLVILGLVALASGFSILKFLAYIREELLIVLGTSSSESVLPQMIDKMQRLGAGKTTVGLVIPTGYSFNLDGTNIYMTLATLFLAQATNIDLSLTQELSLLGVAMLTSKGASGVTGAGFITLAATLAVVPDIPIAALALLVGVDRFMSECRALTNLVGNGIATLVIARWEGDLDRETLTRELARGPGAAHAPPPVVTAAAD, encoded by the coding sequence ATGGCGATCTTGCGATTTTTCCGGCTGCTCTATGTCCAGGTGCTGGTCGGCATTGCGCTCGGCGTCGCCGTGGGAGCCCTTTGGCCCGATGTGGGTGTGGCGCTGAAGCCGCTGGGCGACAGCTTCATCAAGCTGATCAAGATGGCCGTGGCGCCGGTGATCTTCTGCACCATCGTCTCCGGTATTGCCCGCATGGGCGACATGAAGGCCTTCGGCCGGCTGGGGGCCAAGACCCTGATCTATTTCGAGGTGGTCTCGACCTTCGCCCTGGTCCTAGGGCTGGTGGTGGGCAACCTCGTCAAGCCGGGCGCGGGCTTCAACATCGATCCCGCGACCCTCGATCCGTCGGTGGCCGCCGGCTATGTCGAGAAAGCGGCCCATGGCCAGGGCCTTCCCGACTACGTGCTGTCGCTGATCCCCGACGCCTTCTTCGCCGCCTTCGCCAGCGGGAACCTGTTGCAGGTGCTGGTGATCGCGGTCCTGACCGGCTTCGCCTGTTCGCGGCTGGGGGCGTTCGGCGACAAGGTGGCCGGCGTCCTGGAAGACGTCTCCAAGGTGTTCTTCTCGCTGATCCAGGTGGTGGTTCGGCTGGCCCCCATCGGCGCCTTCGGGGCCATGGGCTTCACCATCGGCAAGTACGGCCTGGCGGCGCTGGTGAAGCTGGGGGCGCTGGTGGCGACCTTCTACGGCACCTCCCTGCTGTTCGTGCTGGTCATCCTGGGTCTGGTGGCGCTCGCCAGCGGGTTCTCGATCCTGAAGTTCCTGGCCTATATCCGCGAGGAACTGCTGATCGTGCTCGGCACCTCGTCGTCGGAATCGGTCCTGCCGCAGATGATCGACAAGATGCAGCGCCTTGGCGCGGGCAAGACCACGGTCGGCCTGGTCATCCCCACGGGCTATTCGTTCAATCTCGACGGCACCAACATCTACATGACCCTGGCCACCCTGTTCCTGGCCCAGGCGACCAATATCGATCTGTCGCTGACCCAGGAGCTGAGCCTGCTGGGCGTGGCGATGCTGACCTCGAAGGGCGCCAGCGGCGTCACCGGGGCGGGCTTCATCACCCTGGCCGCCACCCTGGCGGTGGTGCCCGACATTCCAATCGCGGCCCTGGCCCTGCTGGTTGGGGTCGACCGGTTCATGAGCGAGTGCCGGGCCTTGACCAACCTGGTCGGCAACGGGATCGCCACCCTGGTGATCGCGCGCTGGGAGGGCGACCTGGACCGCGAGACCCTGACCCGGGAACTGGCGCGGGGGCCCGGCGCCGCGCACGCGCCGCCGCCGGTGGTCACGGCCGCGGCCGACTAG
- a CDS encoding CAP domain-containing protein → MARRTLLAGLAGLAATPAFAAIPGQSWLDYEARLRARLADAAAFDPVVEREILRLTNAARAERGAPPCAWSDELALAARAHAGDLAARAYVEHVTPEGFDPSHRVSILARRMIGSASENIAYRRAGDPTTAAELMAIWRTSPPHWGNLLRPTQARVGIGVAVRGDRTYAVGLYSRPDGELGAPVPFRLGREDDLAGAVSQASPHIDGFAVSNPVDTVTVPKMAEGAAPVLAPGVYQLRPQRRVDARRYQVLWGPIFVRV, encoded by the coding sequence GTGGCGCGCCGGACCCTGCTGGCGGGCCTGGCCGGCCTGGCGGCGACGCCCGCCTTCGCCGCGATCCCCGGCCAATCCTGGCTGGACTATGAGGCCCGTCTGCGCGCTCGACTGGCCGATGCCGCCGCCTTCGATCCCGTCGTCGAGCGCGAGATTCTGCGCCTGACCAACGCCGCCCGCGCCGAGCGCGGGGCCCCGCCCTGCGCCTGGAGCGACGAACTGGCCCTGGCCGCCCGCGCCCATGCCGGCGACCTCGCCGCCCGAGCCTATGTGGAACACGTGACCCCGGAGGGCTTCGATCCCAGCCACCGGGTCAGCATCCTGGCGCGCCGGATGATCGGCTCGGCCAGCGAGAACATCGCCTACCGCCGCGCGGGCGACCCGACCACCGCCGCCGAGCTGATGGCCATCTGGCGCACGAGCCCGCCCCACTGGGGCAACCTGCTGCGGCCGACCCAAGCCCGCGTCGGGATCGGGGTGGCGGTTCGCGGCGACCGCACCTATGCCGTGGGGCTGTATTCCCGCCCGGATGGGGAGCTGGGCGCGCCGGTGCCCTTCCGCCTGGGCCGCGAGGACGACCTGGCAGGCGCGGTCTCGCAAGCCAGTCCCCACATCGACGGCTTCGCGGTCAGCAATCCGGTGGACACGGTCACCGTTCCGAAGATGGCCGAGGGCGCCGCGCCGGTTCTGGCGCCCGGCGTCTACCAGTTACGGCCGCAGCGCCGCGTCGACGCCCGCCGCTACCAGGTGCTGTGGGGCCCGATCTTCGTCCGGGTCTGA
- a CDS encoding S9 family peptidase: MTAPIGYLDLLARARAQADLRFTYGRDPLQFGELWLPQGEGPHPVVVLIHGGCWRADLPGLELMDYAAADLRAAGKAVWNIEYRRIGHAGGGYPGTFQDVAQGLDHLKTLAVPHHLDLDRVVVSGHSAGGHLAVWALARPRLARTSPLHAAEPLKLRGVVSLAGIIDLEAYHADGPDACGGPGTIDALVGAPTRAGDVYADTSPPRLLPIGARQVIVSGDLDPIVPSRFGQAYGAAAAKGGDPTTVIDLPASGHFELIDPTAAAWPPIRAQFDALLD, from the coding sequence GTGACCGCTCCGATCGGCTATCTGGACCTGCTTGCCCGCGCACGTGCACAGGCCGACCTGCGATTCACCTACGGGCGCGATCCGCTGCAGTTCGGCGAGCTGTGGCTGCCCCAGGGCGAGGGTCCGCATCCGGTGGTCGTACTGATCCACGGCGGCTGCTGGCGCGCCGACCTGCCGGGGCTGGAATTGATGGACTATGCCGCAGCCGACCTGCGCGCCGCGGGCAAGGCGGTCTGGAACATCGAGTACCGGCGGATCGGCCACGCCGGCGGCGGCTATCCCGGCACCTTCCAGGACGTGGCGCAGGGGCTCGACCACCTGAAGACCCTGGCCGTGCCGCATCACCTCGACCTCGATCGGGTGGTGGTGTCCGGCCACTCGGCAGGCGGCCACCTGGCGGTCTGGGCGCTCGCACGGCCGCGCCTGGCCAGGACCAGCCCGCTACATGCCGCCGAACCCCTCAAGCTGCGCGGCGTCGTGTCTCTGGCCGGGATCATCGACCTGGAGGCCTATCACGCCGACGGCCCCGACGCCTGCGGCGGCCCTGGCACCATCGACGCCCTGGTCGGCGCCCCGACGCGCGCCGGCGACGTCTATGCCGACACCTCGCCGCCCCGCCTGCTGCCTATCGGTGCGCGCCAGGTGATCGTCTCCGGCGACCTGGATCCCATCGTGCCCAGCCGTTTCGGCCAGGCCTACGGCGCGGCGGCGGCGAAGGGCGGCGACCCAACGACGGTGATCGACCTTCCGGCCTCGGGCCATTTCGAGCTGATCGATCCCACGGCGGCGGCCTGGCCGCCCATCCGCGCGCAGTTCGACGCCTTGCTCGACTGA
- a CDS encoding CarD family transcriptional regulator, with protein sequence MSKSGLEFSIGDHVVYPAHGVGQVQGIETQEVAGYSLEVYVITFDHEKMTLRVPTAKARTAGLRSLAEGNVVNQALTTLKGRARVKRTMWSRRAQEYEAKINSGDLISIAEVVRDLHRAENQPEQSYSERQLYESALDRMAREVAAIERIDRDAAIGILNKSLIKAVAA encoded by the coding sequence ATGAGCAAGAGCGGTCTGGAATTCTCCATCGGCGATCATGTCGTCTATCCGGCTCACGGGGTGGGTCAGGTACAGGGGATCGAAACCCAGGAAGTCGCCGGCTATTCGCTCGAAGTCTACGTCATCACCTTCGACCATGAGAAGATGACCCTCCGAGTTCCCACGGCCAAGGCCCGCACCGCCGGCCTGCGCTCGCTGGCCGAGGGCAATGTGGTCAACCAGGCGCTGACCACCCTGAAGGGCCGCGCCCGCGTGAAGCGCACCATGTGGTCGCGCCGCGCCCAGGAATACGAAGCCAAGATCAATTCCGGCGACCTGATCTCCATCGCCGAGGTGGTCCGCGACCTGCACCGCGCGGAAAACCAGCCGGAACAATCCTACTCCGAACGCCAGCTCTATGAGTCGGCCCTGGACCGCATGGCCCGTGAAGTCGCCGCCATCGAGCGCATCGACCGCGACGCGGCTATCGGCATCCTGAACAAGAGCCTGATCAAGGCCGTCGCCGCCTAA
- the fdxA gene encoding ferredoxin FdxA: MTYIVTDACIKCKFMDCVEVCPVDCFYEGENFLAINPDECIDCGVCEPECPVDAIKPDTEDEPDSKWLRINTEYAKVWPNITVKGTPPADAEAFERETGKFEKYFSEKPGRGS; the protein is encoded by the coding sequence ATGACCTACATCGTCACCGACGCCTGTATCAAATGTAAGTTCATGGACTGCGTCGAGGTCTGTCCGGTGGACTGCTTCTACGAGGGCGAGAACTTCCTGGCGATCAATCCGGACGAATGCATCGACTGCGGAGTCTGCGAGCCGGAGTGCCCCGTGGACGCCATCAAGCCCGACACCGAAGACGAGCCGGACTCCAAATGGCTGCGGATCAACACCGAATACGCCAAGGTCTGGCCGAACATCACGGTGAAGGGAACGCCCCCGGCGGACGCGGAGGCTTTCGAGCGCGAAACCGGCAAATTCGAGAAGTATTTTAGCGAAAAGCCGGGCCGCGGTTCCTGA
- a CDS encoding penicillin acylase family protein, with protein sequence MKSILAATFAALVATTAAAAPPTETHALAGLAQPAEIRIDRWGVSHIYAGSVRDAFFLQGYNVARDRLWQVDLWRKRGLGLLAKDFGPSYVAQDRAARLFLYRGDMAPEWAAYGPGARDNTEAFTAGLNAYVAEIRAGKRPLPMEFAMAGSTPDLWKPEDVVRIRSHGLTRNLPNEVGRARIACAAGLEAARLYKLLEPKWETKVPDGLDPCDIPADVLDDYQLGTSGVKFSGPAAKTAMLEIPPEAVGSNNWTISGSRTATGRPILANDPHREHGAPSLRYIVHLEAPGFSVIGAGEPALPGVSIGHNGTIAFGLTIFPADQEDLYVYETRGDTYRYGNGWEPMRTVVEEIAVKGEAQPRKVTLKFTRHGPVLKEDPAKGRAFALRSVWSETGTSAYFGSMGYMTAKTWDGFKASLANWGAPSENQVYADTKGEIGWVAAGKVPQRPGWDGLLPVPGDGRYEWKGFLSIEELPSAHNPPSGWFASANQLNLPDGYPYAERKVGFEWTNGARMARIAEVLAAKPKLTLADAMALQTDPYDITSRRMLAVLAPLKSDDPKLTAALDLLRGWDHRTAADSAGAALYEVWIAKHLGKAVVARATPQAARAIVGNGDIAAVMDLLEHPDASLDAGARDSALRESLLAAYDEVAGKLGPDPKAWAWGRLHHARFEHALTPLATPAQRADLTVGPSPMAGTSLSPLAASWRADDYRVVSGASFRMVLDVGAWDNSMAINTPGQSGDPRSPHFDDLFPRWVTGQYVPLSYSRPEVEAATERVLRLTPAS encoded by the coding sequence ATGAAATCGATCCTCGCCGCCACCTTCGCCGCCCTCGTCGCCACCACCGCCGCGGCCGCGCCCCCGACGGAGACGCACGCCCTGGCCGGCCTCGCCCAGCCGGCGGAGATCCGCATCGACAGGTGGGGCGTCAGCCACATCTATGCGGGCAGCGTCCGCGACGCCTTCTTCCTGCAGGGCTACAATGTCGCCCGCGACCGGCTGTGGCAGGTGGACCTGTGGCGCAAGCGCGGCCTGGGGCTGCTGGCGAAGGATTTCGGACCGTCCTACGTGGCCCAGGATCGGGCCGCACGGCTGTTCCTCTATCGCGGCGACATGGCTCCGGAGTGGGCGGCCTATGGACCCGGCGCCCGGGACAACACCGAGGCCTTCACGGCGGGGCTCAACGCCTATGTCGCGGAGATCCGGGCCGGCAAGCGGCCCCTGCCCATGGAGTTCGCCATGGCCGGCTCCACCCCCGACCTCTGGAAGCCCGAGGACGTGGTTCGCATCCGCAGCCACGGCCTGACCCGCAACCTGCCCAACGAGGTCGGCCGGGCCCGCATCGCCTGCGCCGCCGGCCTGGAAGCGGCCCGGCTCTACAAGCTCCTGGAGCCGAAATGGGAGACCAAGGTCCCCGACGGCCTCGATCCCTGCGACATCCCCGCCGACGTGCTGGACGACTACCAGCTCGGGACCAGCGGCGTGAAGTTCTCCGGCCCCGCGGCCAAGACCGCCATGCTGGAGATCCCGCCCGAGGCGGTCGGCTCCAACAACTGGACGATCTCCGGCTCTCGCACCGCCACCGGCCGGCCGATCCTGGCCAATGATCCGCACCGAGAGCACGGCGCGCCATCTCTGCGCTACATCGTCCACCTGGAGGCGCCCGGCTTTTCGGTGATCGGGGCAGGAGAGCCCGCCCTGCCCGGTGTCTCCATCGGCCACAACGGGACCATCGCCTTCGGCCTGACCATCTTCCCGGCCGACCAGGAAGACCTCTATGTCTACGAGACCCGCGGCGACACCTATCGCTACGGGAACGGTTGGGAGCCGATGCGCACCGTGGTCGAGGAGATCGCGGTCAAGGGCGAGGCCCAGCCGCGCAAGGTCACGCTGAAGTTCACCCGCCATGGACCCGTGCTGAAGGAGGACCCCGCCAAGGGCCGCGCCTTCGCCCTGCGCAGCGTCTGGAGCGAGACCGGGACCTCGGCCTATTTCGGCTCGATGGGCTACATGACCGCCAAGACCTGGGACGGGTTCAAGGCCTCGCTGGCCAACTGGGGGGCGCCCTCCGAGAACCAGGTCTACGCCGACACCAAGGGCGAAATCGGCTGGGTGGCTGCGGGCAAGGTCCCGCAGCGGCCGGGTTGGGACGGCCTGCTGCCGGTCCCGGGCGATGGGCGCTACGAGTGGAAGGGCTTCCTCTCGATCGAAGAGCTGCCCAGCGCCCACAATCCGCCATCGGGCTGGTTCGCCTCGGCCAACCAGCTGAACCTGCCCGACGGCTATCCCTACGCCGAACGCAAGGTCGGGTTCGAATGGACCAACGGGGCGCGCATGGCGCGGATCGCCGAGGTGCTGGCCGCCAAGCCGAAGCTCACCCTGGCTGACGCCATGGCCCTGCAGACCGATCCCTACGACATCACCTCGCGGCGGATGCTGGCCGTCCTGGCGCCGTTGAAGTCCGACGACCCGAAGCTGACCGCCGCGCTCGACCTGCTGCGCGGCTGGGACCATCGCACCGCCGCCGACAGCGCGGGCGCCGCCCTCTACGAGGTCTGGATCGCCAAGCACCTCGGCAAGGCTGTGGTGGCCCGCGCAACGCCGCAGGCCGCCCGCGCAATCGTGGGTAACGGCGACATCGCCGCGGTGATGGATCTGCTGGAGCATCCCGACGCCAGCCTGGACGCCGGCGCCCGCGACTCCGCCCTGCGCGAGAGCCTGCTCGCGGCCTATGACGAGGTGGCCGGTAAGCTGGGTCCGGATCCGAAGGCCTGGGCCTGGGGCAGGCTGCACCACGCCCGCTTCGAACACGCTCTGACGCCGCTCGCGACCCCCGCCCAGCGCGCGGACCTGACCGTCGGGCCCTCGCCCATGGCCGGGACCAGCCTGTCACCCCTGGCCGCCTCCTGGCGCGCGGACGACTACCGGGTCGTCTCCGGAGCCTCGTTCCGGATGGTGCTGGACGTCGGCGCCTGGGACAACAGCATGGCGATCAATACGCCCGGCCAGTCCGGCGATCCCCGGAGCCCGCATTTCGACGATCTCTTCCCGCGCTGGGTCACGGGGCAGTACGTGCCGCTAAGCTATTCGCGCCCGGAGGTGGAGGCCGCGACGGAGCGGGTTCTGCGCCTCACGCCGGCAAGCTGA
- a CDS encoding amidase family protein: MSETLIRDTSHASAGELVEALVRRDVSALELFDAAVERIEDRDGPINAVVIHDFDRAREAALAADVALARGERRPLLGLPMTVKESHNVAGLATTWGFEEAKGFKAAVDSVGVQRLKTAGAVILGKTNIPVSLADWQSVNPVYGRTSNPWDLTRSPGGSSGGAAAALASGMVSLEFGSDIGGSIRVPAAFCGVYGHKPSYNLIPQRGHAPPGFDGGDTPIAVLGPLATTAEDLQLALDVLAGPVGDEATGYLLDLPVPRHTELADYRVLILDSHPMAGLDKEIKQALADLADHLDRQGAKVAPGSDLLPDLAKSHEVYLGILGATMSRGGPPRPDVVSAHAWMDLLDAQTFVRRQWAELFRTFDVVLAPVFGTTAFPHVEEADPAKRTLTINGKPTPYFDQLAWAGMATLGHLPATAAPLGRGASGLPIGVQIIGPYLEDRMTIDFARLLEREFGRPPRAGDA, from the coding sequence ATGTCCGAGACCTTGATCCGAGATACCTCGCACGCCTCGGCGGGCGAGCTCGTCGAGGCCCTGGTCCGGCGCGACGTCAGCGCCCTGGAACTGTTCGACGCCGCCGTGGAGCGCATCGAGGATCGCGACGGGCCGATCAATGCCGTGGTGATCCATGACTTCGACCGGGCCCGCGAGGCGGCCCTGGCCGCCGACGTCGCCCTGGCGCGAGGTGAACGCCGCCCGCTGCTGGGACTGCCCATGACAGTCAAGGAATCCCACAATGTCGCCGGGCTGGCGACCACCTGGGGCTTTGAGGAGGCCAAGGGTTTCAAGGCCGCCGTGGACTCCGTCGGTGTCCAGCGCCTGAAGACCGCCGGCGCGGTGATCCTCGGCAAGACCAACATCCCGGTGAGCCTGGCCGACTGGCAGAGCGTCAACCCGGTCTACGGCCGCACCAGCAACCCGTGGGACCTGACCCGCTCGCCCGGCGGCTCGTCCGGCGGCGCGGCCGCGGCCCTGGCCTCCGGCATGGTCTCGCTGGAGTTCGGTTCCGACATCGGCGGCTCGATCCGCGTGCCGGCCGCCTTCTGCGGCGTCTATGGGCACAAGCCCAGCTACAACCTGATTCCTCAGCGCGGCCACGCCCCACCTGGCTTCGACGGCGGCGACACGCCCATCGCGGTGCTGGGCCCCCTCGCCACCACGGCCGAGGATCTGCAATTGGCCCTGGACGTCCTGGCCGGCCCAGTGGGCGATGAGGCCACGGGCTACCTGCTCGACCTGCCGGTTCCTCGCCACACCGAACTCGCTGACTACCGCGTGCTGATCCTCGACAGCCATCCGATGGCCGGTCTCGACAAGGAGATCAAACAGGCGCTGGCCGACCTGGCCGACCATCTGGACCGCCAGGGCGCGAAGGTGGCGCCGGGCAGCGACCTGCTCCCGGACCTCGCCAAGTCGCACGAGGTCTATCTGGGCATCCTCGGCGCCACCATGTCGCGCGGCGGCCCGCCGCGACCGGACGTGGTCTCCGCTCACGCCTGGATGGACCTGCTCGACGCCCAGACCTTCGTCCGCCGCCAGTGGGCCGAGCTCTTCAGGACCTTTGATGTCGTGCTGGCCCCGGTGTTCGGCACGACGGCCTTTCCCCATGTGGAGGAGGCCGATCCCGCCAAGCGCACCCTGACCATCAACGGCAAGCCCACGCCCTATTTCGACCAGCTCGCCTGGGCCGGGATGGCGACGCTCGGCCACCTGCCGGCCACAGCCGCGCCCTTGGGGCGCGGCGCCTCGGGCCTGCCGATCGGGGTGCAGATCATCGGCCCCTACCTCGAGGACCGCATGACCATCGACTTCGCACGGCTGCTGGAACGCGAGTTCGGCCGGCCTCCGCGGGCCGGAGACGCCTGA
- a CDS encoding RNA-binding S4 domain-containing protein, giving the protein MSEGCRADVWLWRARFFKTRSLAAKFVDEGKVRLTRAGAESRIDKCARPVRVGDQLVFAVGGKLTAVAVEALGERRGPPAEARTLYSALPSS; this is encoded by the coding sequence GTGAGCGAGGGCTGCCGCGCCGATGTCTGGCTCTGGCGTGCCCGGTTCTTCAAGACCCGGTCGCTGGCCGCCAAGTTCGTCGACGAAGGCAAGGTGCGCCTCACGCGCGCCGGCGCCGAGAGCCGCATCGACAAGTGCGCGCGGCCCGTCAGGGTCGGCGACCAGTTGGTTTTCGCTGTCGGCGGCAAGCTGACCGCGGTGGCCGTGGAGGCGCTGGGCGAACGCCGGGGCCCGCCCGCCGAGGCGCGCACGCTCTATTCGGCCCTGCCGAGCAGCTAG
- a CDS encoding helicase-related protein, translated as MSDRPSGAAPPRVVAVLGPTNTGKTHLAVERMLGHASGMIGLPLRLLAREIYDRVVKLRGARSVALITGEEKIVPPRAQYFVCTVEAMPLSREVEFLAVDEIQLCADPERGHVFTHRLLHARGRSETMLMGAATMAPLVRRLLPNAEIVTRERFSALTYAGPKKLTRLPRRSAIVAFSADQVYAIAELIRRQRGGAAVVMGSLSPRTRNAQVALYQSGEVDFLVATDAIGMGLNMDVDHVAFAGLRKFDGRRTRYLHPQEVGQIAGRAGRYLKDGTFGVTGECEDMDAELVEAVQEHRFEATAGAEWRNAKLDFSTLPRLLDSLARPPEREGLKLAAEALDEKTLRILAGEPEVADRCVRDRQALTRLWDVCQTPDFRKTSGEEHVRLVREFFGWLTTRDRKIPQDWIAAQHHHLDRTDGEIDTLAARLASVRTLAYVANRPDWLADAGHWQDRMRRLEDRLSDTLHEKLMARFVDRRTSALMRALNVRGEMLAGVSADGDVVVEGQYVGRLTGVAFEPAQGSSVLEEKALRAAAVAAVGPEIAKRLGKLATEADGAFAVTPDGVVLWRGEAAGAISGGTRFAPRVRLYGELGPAAARERAARRLEAFLASGAGRRLAPLRRLETAVETGKVKGLARGLAYRLIESGGVLDRAVVRAEAKGLSQVERRALKGLGVKLGAFSLYLPALLNAPARAFAQALARSDWRPPADKVSALPDPPPPPPTLAAFGLRAVGGHAVPVEALEQLDALLRAAPRQGQGALLTDEAHAALGWSAAETAAILRGLNFTPAAKVQPGEPIAWRRRGDKPAARTEAPTGSPFAALAALKDQPVPARRPRRRRKTKAARP; from the coding sequence ATGAGTGATCGCCCTTCGGGCGCGGCGCCGCCAAGAGTCGTGGCGGTGCTGGGGCCGACCAATACCGGTAAGACCCACCTGGCCGTGGAACGGATGCTGGGTCACGCCTCGGGCATGATCGGCCTGCCGCTGCGCCTGCTGGCGCGTGAGATCTATGACCGCGTGGTCAAGCTGCGCGGCGCGCGTTCGGTTGCTCTCATTACCGGTGAGGAGAAGATCGTCCCGCCGCGGGCCCAGTATTTCGTCTGCACCGTCGAGGCCATGCCGCTGTCGCGCGAGGTCGAGTTCCTGGCGGTGGACGAGATCCAGCTCTGCGCCGACCCGGAGCGCGGCCACGTTTTCACCCACCGGCTGCTGCATGCGCGGGGTCGGTCGGAGACCATGCTGATGGGGGCGGCCACCATGGCGCCCCTGGTCCGACGGCTGCTGCCGAACGCCGAGATCGTCACCCGCGAGCGGTTCTCGGCCCTGACCTATGCCGGCCCCAAGAAGCTGACACGCCTGCCCCGGCGCTCCGCCATCGTCGCCTTCTCGGCAGACCAGGTCTACGCCATCGCCGAGCTGATCCGTCGCCAGCGCGGCGGGGCGGCCGTGGTCATGGGCTCGCTCAGTCCCCGCACCCGCAACGCCCAGGTGGCCCTCTACCAGTCCGGCGAGGTCGACTTCCTGGTCGCCACCGACGCCATCGGCATGGGCCTGAACATGGACGTCGACCACGTGGCCTTCGCGGGCCTTCGCAAGTTCGACGGCCGCCGCACCCGCTACCTGCATCCCCAGGAGGTCGGCCAGATCGCCGGCCGCGCCGGGCGCTATCTGAAGGACGGAACCTTCGGCGTCACCGGCGAGTGCGAGGACATGGACGCCGAGCTGGTCGAAGCGGTGCAGGAACACCGGTTCGAGGCCACCGCGGGTGCGGAGTGGCGCAACGCCAAGCTGGACTTCTCGACCCTGCCCCGACTGCTGGACTCGCTGGCGAGGCCGCCTGAGCGCGAGGGCCTGAAACTCGCCGCCGAGGCCCTGGACGAGAAGACCCTGCGCATCCTGGCCGGCGAACCCGAGGTAGCCGACCGCTGCGTTCGCGACCGCCAGGCGCTCACCCGGCTCTGGGACGTCTGCCAGACGCCGGACTTCCGCAAGACCTCGGGCGAGGAGCACGTGCGGCTGGTGCGCGAGTTCTTCGGCTGGCTGACCACTCGCGACCGCAAGATCCCGCAGGACTGGATCGCCGCCCAGCACCACCACCTGGACCGCACCGACGGGGAGATCGACACCCTGGCCGCGCGGCTGGCCAGCGTCCGGACGCTCGCCTATGTCGCCAACCGCCCCGACTGGCTCGCCGACGCCGGCCACTGGCAGGACCGCATGCGGCGCCTGGAGGACCGGCTCTCCGACACCCTCCACGAGAAGCTGATGGCCCGGTTCGTCGACCGGCGGACCAGCGCCCTGATGCGGGCGCTCAATGTCCGCGGCGAGATGCTGGCCGGGGTCAGCGCCGACGGCGATGTGGTGGTCGAGGGCCAGTACGTGGGCCGCCTCACGGGCGTCGCCTTCGAGCCGGCCCAGGGCTCCTCGGTGCTGGAGGAGAAGGCCCTGCGCGCCGCCGCCGTGGCCGCGGTCGGCCCCGAGATCGCCAAGCGTCTCGGTAAGCTCGCCACCGAGGCCGACGGGGCCTTTGCGGTCACCCCCGACGGGGTGGTGCTGTGGCGCGGCGAGGCCGCCGGCGCGATCTCCGGCGGAACGCGGTTCGCGCCGCGCGTCCGGCTCTATGGCGAGCTGGGTCCGGCGGCGGCCCGTGAGCGCGCCGCGCGCCGGCTGGAGGCCTTCCTGGCCTCGGGGGCGGGGCGCAGGCTGGCGCCGCTGCGCCGCCTGGAGACCGCCGTGGAGACCGGCAAGGTCAAGGGCCTGGCCCGCGGTCTCGCCTATCGCCTGATCGAGTCGGGTGGGGTGCTGGATCGCGCCGTGGTGCGCGCCGAGGCCAAGGGGCTCTCCCAGGTCGAGCGGCGCGCCTTGAAGGGCCTGGGTGTGAAGCTCGGCGCCTTCAGCCTCTATCTGCCGGCCCTGCTCAACGCGCCGGCACGGGCCTTCGCCCAGGCCCTGGCCCGCTCCGACTGGCGCCCGCCCGCGGACAAGGTCAGCGCCCTGCCAGATCCGCCGCCCCCGCCCCCTACCCTGGCCGCCTTCGGCCTGCGCGCCGTGGGCGGCCACGCGGTTCCCGTCGAGGCGCTGGAACAGTTGGACGCCCTGCTGCGCGCCGCCCCGCGCCAGGGCCAGGGCGCCCTGCTCACCGATGAGGCCCATGCGGCCCTCGGCTGGAGCGCGGCCGAGACGGCGGCGATCCTGCGGGGGCTCAACTTCACCCCCGCCGCCAAGGTCCAGCCGGGCGAGCCCATCGCCTGGCGCCGGCGCGGCGACAAGCCCGCCGCCAGGACTGAGGCCCCCACCGGCTCGCCGTTCGCAGCCCTGGCGGCGCTCAAGGACCAGCCGGTCCCGGCCCGGCGTCCGCGCCGCCGCCGCAAGACCAAGGCCGCGCGCCCGTGA